Proteins co-encoded in one Candidatus Palauibacter australiensis genomic window:
- a CDS encoding anthranilate synthase component I family protein, translating to MSDASVIPDFAEFSRLAEPGRLVPVAMEIPFDLDTPVTAFAKLRRGPFSFLLESVEGGERWARFSFLGSEPREAWRLDGPEVRLWTPGAGWGAPEATSDPFGAFESWITRYEPVEVPALPRFWGGAVGFFGYDTVRWLERLPDAPPDDLGVPDACFMATERMLIVDNLYSRAFAVAPVPVAPGDDPAELYREALDGLADWVRGLQNPHGLGPLGNGRARTPEVAGNRSRDDYEAAVERIREYIVAGDAYQVVVSQRAGARYDGDPLELYRALRRSNPSPYLFFIELDGMRLIGSSPETLVRVEDGIVTVRPIAGTRPRGATPPEDERHARNLLADEKERAEHLMLVDLGRNDVSRVARPGSVEVSRFMEIERYSHVMHLVSEVAGSLADGADAVEAFKACFPAGTLTGAPKVRAMEILDELEPTRRGPYGGAAGYVGYGATSLDMAIVIRTLLSVGSRVYAQAGAGIVYDSEPAREWEETRHKARVLLEALTKV from the coding sequence ATGAGCGACGCCTCCGTCATCCCCGACTTTGCCGAATTCTCCCGCCTCGCCGAACCCGGGCGCCTTGTCCCGGTCGCGATGGAGATTCCGTTCGACCTCGACACGCCGGTGACCGCGTTCGCGAAGCTCCGGCGCGGACCGTTCTCCTTCCTGCTCGAGTCCGTGGAGGGGGGGGAACGCTGGGCGAGGTTCAGCTTCCTCGGCTCGGAGCCGCGGGAGGCCTGGCGGCTCGACGGTCCGGAGGTCCGGCTGTGGACGCCGGGCGCGGGCTGGGGAGCGCCCGAAGCCACGAGCGATCCCTTCGGCGCCTTCGAGTCCTGGATCACGCGGTATGAACCGGTCGAAGTCCCTGCCCTGCCGCGGTTCTGGGGCGGCGCGGTCGGTTTCTTCGGCTACGACACGGTGCGCTGGCTCGAGCGCCTGCCGGACGCGCCGCCGGACGACCTCGGCGTGCCGGACGCCTGCTTCATGGCGACGGAGCGCATGCTCATCGTCGACAACCTGTATTCCCGCGCCTTTGCGGTGGCGCCGGTCCCGGTCGCGCCCGGAGACGACCCGGCCGAGTTGTACCGCGAGGCACTGGACGGGCTTGCCGACTGGGTGCGCGGCCTGCAAAACCCGCACGGGCTGGGGCCGCTCGGAAACGGCAGGGCGCGCACGCCGGAGGTGGCCGGAAACCGCTCGCGGGACGACTACGAGGCGGCCGTCGAGCGGATCCGCGAGTACATCGTGGCGGGCGACGCGTACCAGGTCGTGGTCTCGCAGCGCGCCGGCGCCCGTTACGACGGCGACCCTCTCGAGCTTTACCGCGCGCTCCGCCGCAGCAACCCGTCGCCTTACCTCTTCTTCATCGAACTGGACGGCATGCGCCTCATCGGCTCCTCCCCCGAGACGCTGGTCCGGGTCGAAGACGGGATCGTGACCGTGCGCCCGATCGCCGGGACGCGGCCGCGCGGCGCCACGCCGCCGGAGGACGAGCGGCACGCGCGCAACCTGCTCGCCGACGAGAAGGAGCGGGCGGAACACCTCATGCTGGTGGATCTCGGCCGCAACGATGTGAGCCGCGTGGCCCGTCCCGGCTCCGTCGAGGTGTCGCGCTTCATGGAGATCGAGCGCTACAGCCACGTCATGCACCTCGTGAGCGAGGTGGCGGGGTCGCTGGCGGACGGAGCCGACGCCGTCGAAGCGTTCAAGGCCTGCTTTCCGGCCGGCACGCTCACCGGCGCCCCGAAGGTGCGCGCCATGGAGATCCTGGACGAACTCGAGCCGACCCGCCGCGGACCCTACGGCGGAGCGGCCGGCTACGTCGGCTACGGCGCGACGAGCCTCGACATGGCGATCGTCATCCGCACACTGCTCTCCGTCGGCAGCCGCGTGTACGCCCAGGCGGGAGCGGGAATCGTCTACGACTCCGAACCCGCGCGCGAGTGGGAAGAGACCCGCCACAAGGCCCGCGTCCTCCTCGAGGCCCTCACCAAAGTCTAG